One window from the genome of Erwinia sorbitola encodes:
- a CDS encoding alpha-keto acid decarboxylase family protein produces MNSYTVGDYLLARLNEIGIDHLFGVPGDYNLQFLDHVIDHPRLAWVGCANELNAAYAADGYARCRGAAALLTTFGVGELSALNGVAGSYAEYLPVVHIVGAPSQTSQNNGELLHHTLGDGDFSHFLRMQQEISVASSVLSADNAAAEIDRLLICALTERRPVYLLLATNVAESPLSPPAAPLELTPSVDREQLSAFADGAETLLAAAGSVAMLADFLADRAGQHARLQRWLTEVPMPFATLLMGKSVLPESQHGFAGTYAGASNAESTRAVIEQSDVLITIGVKYTDTITAGFTQHITRSRTIDVGLDHCRIADREFRGIPMAAALEVLHQLALKYGGNWQQGIIAPPELENISSDSLTQSTFWQAIQDFLRPDDIVLAEQGTAAFGAAALRLPEGARLLVQPLWGSIGYTLPAAFGAQTAQPQRRVVLIIGDGSAQLTVQELGTMLRNGQNPVIFLLNNEGYTVERAIHGAGQRYNDIARWDWTRLPQALSVDTQAQSWLVTQTVQLRDVMAQLENSPRLSLVEVVLPQMDMPPLLASVTRALHQRNSS; encoded by the coding sequence ATGAATAGCTATACCGTGGGTGACTATCTGCTTGCGCGTTTAAATGAGATCGGTATCGATCATCTGTTTGGTGTACCGGGCGATTACAATCTGCAATTTCTCGACCATGTGATTGACCACCCCCGGCTGGCATGGGTGGGATGTGCAAATGAGCTGAATGCTGCCTATGCCGCCGATGGTTATGCTCGCTGTCGTGGCGCAGCGGCGCTGCTCACCACCTTTGGCGTGGGTGAACTGAGCGCCCTTAACGGTGTGGCGGGCAGCTATGCGGAATATCTGCCGGTAGTCCATATCGTCGGTGCGCCGTCGCAAACCTCGCAGAATAACGGTGAGCTGCTGCACCACACGCTTGGGGATGGTGATTTCAGTCACTTTCTGCGTATGCAGCAGGAAATTTCTGTCGCCAGCAGCGTATTGAGTGCCGATAACGCAGCGGCCGAAATTGATCGTCTCTTAATCTGTGCCTTAACCGAACGTCGTCCGGTTTATCTGCTGCTGGCGACCAATGTGGCAGAAAGCCCGCTGTCGCCGCCAGCCGCTCCCCTGGAGTTGACTCCCTCTGTCGATCGTGAACAGCTGTCTGCGTTTGCAGACGGCGCGGAAACCCTGCTGGCTGCTGCGGGAAGCGTGGCGATGCTGGCGGATTTTCTTGCTGACCGGGCCGGGCAGCACGCCCGTTTACAGCGCTGGCTGACGGAAGTACCGATGCCGTTTGCCACACTGCTGATGGGCAAAAGCGTACTGCCGGAAAGCCAGCACGGCTTTGCCGGTACCTATGCCGGGGCTTCAAATGCGGAGAGCACCCGGGCGGTAATTGAGCAGAGCGATGTGCTGATTACCATTGGGGTGAAATATACCGATACCATCACGGCTGGTTTTACCCAGCATATTACCCGCAGCCGTACTATCGACGTCGGGCTGGATCATTGTCGAATTGCCGATCGCGAGTTTAGAGGGATACCGATGGCGGCAGCGCTGGAAGTGCTGCATCAGCTGGCGCTTAAGTATGGTGGTAACTGGCAGCAGGGGATTATCGCCCCTCCGGAACTGGAAAACATCAGTTCAGACAGCCTGACGCAGAGCACTTTCTGGCAGGCGATACAGGACTTTCTGCGTCCGGATGATATTGTGCTGGCCGAGCAGGGAACCGCAGCTTTTGGTGCCGCCGCGCTTCGCCTGCCTGAAGGCGCCCGCCTGCTGGTGCAGCCGCTGTGGGGATCGATTGGCTATACGCTGCCTGCCGCTTTTGGCGCACAAACCGCACAACCGCAACGGCGCGTGGTGCTGATAATCGGTGATGGTTCCGCCCAGCTGACGGTGCAGGAACTGGGGACGATGCTACGCAACGGGCAAAATCCGGTGATCTTCCTGCTTAATAATGAGGGTTACACCGTTGAGCGGGCGATTCACGGTGCCGGGCAGCGCTATAACGATATTGCCCGCTGGGACTGGACGCGTTTGCCCCAGGCGCTGAGTGTTGACACCCAGGCACAGAGCTGGCTAGTGACGCAGACGGTACAGCTGCGCGACGTTATGGCACAGCTGGAAAACAGCCCGCGTCTGTCACTGGTTGAGGTCGTACTGCCGCAGATGGATATGCCCCCGCTGCTGGCTTCAGTAACCCGCGCCCTGCATCAACGCAATAGCAGCTAA
- the glk gene encoding glucokinase — protein sequence MTSYALVGDVGGTNARLALCEVENGAISQAKTFSTAEYDNLEAVIRAYLEEQQKEIKHGCIAIACPITEDWVEMTNHDWAFSTSKMKASLGFETLEIINDFTAVSMAIPMLKEEHVMQFGGQAPVQDKPVAVYGAGTGLGVAHLVHVDKRWVSLPGEGGHVDFAANSEEEDQILEVLREELGHVSAERVLSGGGLVNLYRAIVKSDDRVPENLKPRDVTERALQDTCTDCRRALSMFCVIMGRFGGNLALNLGTFGGVYIAGGIVPRFLEFFKASGFRAAFEDKGRFKDYVSGIPVYMITHDQPGLLGAGAHLRQTLGLVL from the coding sequence ATGACCAGCTATGCCCTGGTAGGTGATGTTGGCGGCACAAATGCGCGCCTGGCACTGTGTGAAGTTGAAAACGGTGCCATTTCACAAGCCAAAACTTTTTCCACAGCAGAATATGACAATCTGGAAGCGGTGATCCGCGCTTATCTTGAAGAACAACAAAAAGAGATTAAGCATGGCTGTATCGCGATTGCCTGTCCGATCACTGAAGACTGGGTTGAGATGACCAACCACGACTGGGCGTTCTCTACCAGTAAGATGAAAGCCAGCCTCGGTTTCGAGACACTGGAAATCATTAATGATTTCACTGCGGTATCAATGGCGATCCCGATGCTCAAAGAAGAGCATGTGATGCAGTTCGGCGGCCAGGCGCCGGTGCAGGATAAACCTGTGGCGGTCTACGGCGCGGGAACGGGCCTCGGTGTGGCGCATCTGGTACATGTGGATAAGCGCTGGGTCAGCCTGCCGGGTGAGGGCGGTCACGTTGATTTTGCTGCTAACAGCGAAGAAGAAGATCAGATTCTGGAAGTGCTGCGCGAAGAGCTTGGCCATGTTTCTGCCGAGCGCGTTCTCTCCGGCGGCGGACTGGTGAACCTCTATCGGGCGATTGTTAAATCAGATGACCGGGTGCCAGAAAACCTGAAACCCCGTGATGTCACGGAGCGTGCCTTGCAGGATACCTGCACTGACTGCCGCCGTGCACTGTCAATGTTTTGCGTTATCATGGGCCGTTTTGGCGGTAACCTGGCGCTGAATCTTGGCACCTTCGGCGGTGTCTATATTGCAGGCGGCATCGTTCCGCGCTTCCTGGAATTCTTCAAAGCTTCCGGTTTCCGCGCGGCGTTTGAAGACAAAGGGCGTTTTAAAGACTATGTCTCCGGAATTCCTGTTTATATGATCACCCACGATCAGCCAGGTCTGCTGGGCGCGGGTGCACACCTGCGTCAGACACTCGGCCTGGTGCTGTAA
- a CDS encoding LytR/AlgR family response regulator transcription factor, with the protein MKAIIVEDEFLAQQELSWLIREHSQITIDATFDDGLDVLKYLHTHQVDVIFLDINIPSLDGMLLAQNISKFANKPLIVFITAYKEHAVEAFELEAFDYILKPWSEMRIITLLRKLENHVQNNPALSPAATRPAPHTVNLVKDERIIVTDINDIYYTEAHEKLTFVYTRREEYVMSVNMTEFCHRLPDEYFFRCHRSYCVNLSKIREIEPWFNNTYILKLRDLEFQVPVSRSKVKEFRQLMRL; encoded by the coding sequence GTGAAAGCAATCATAGTAGAAGATGAGTTTCTCGCCCAGCAGGAGTTGAGCTGGCTGATCCGCGAGCACAGCCAGATAACCATCGACGCTACCTTTGATGACGGGCTGGATGTGCTTAAATATTTGCACACTCATCAGGTCGATGTCATTTTTCTCGATATTAATATCCCCTCACTGGACGGGATGCTGCTGGCGCAAAATATCAGCAAATTCGCCAATAAGCCGCTGATCGTGTTTATTACTGCCTATAAAGAGCACGCGGTCGAAGCTTTTGAACTGGAGGCTTTTGACTATATTCTGAAACCCTGGTCCGAGATGCGCATTATTACCCTGCTGCGCAAGCTGGAAAACCATGTGCAGAATAATCCCGCACTCAGCCCGGCAGCCACACGCCCTGCTCCGCATACCGTTAATCTGGTGAAGGACGAACGTATTATCGTTACTGATATTAACGATATTTATTATACGGAAGCCCATGAAAAGCTGACTTTTGTCTATACGCGACGTGAGGAATATGTGATGTCGGTGAATATGACAGAGTTTTGTCACCGGCTGCCGGATGAGTATTTCTTTCGCTGTCACCGCTCCTACTGCGTCAATCTCAGCAAAATTCGTGAGATCGAGCCATGGTTTAATAACACCTATATTCTCAAGCTGCGCGATCTTGAGTTCCAGGTGCCGGTGAGCCGCAGTAAGGTGAAAGAGTTTCGTCAGCTGATGCGGCTGTAG
- a CDS encoding sensor histidine kinase: MLLAVFDRAALMLICLFFITRTRHFRQLLQKDEHSRQELVAVTAIFSLFALFSTWTGINVEGSLVNVRTIAIMSGGILFGPWVGIATGVIAGLHRFLIDIHGVTSVPCLITSIVAGVVSGWINLKVVKEKRWSIGIIGGMACESLTMLLIVVWAAPTALGLDIITEIAIPMILGASSIGLIVLLVQSVEGEKEAIAARQAKLALDIANKTLPLFRQVNSHSLRQVCHIIRNDINADAVAMTNNTQILAYVGVGEENYRNGNDGISPTTATAISDGKIIIKNNDEAHRTPEIHSMIVIPLWEKGEVTGTLKIYYRHAHRITWSLKEMAVGLSQIISTQLEVSRAEQLREMANKAELRALQSKINPHFLFNALNAISSSIRINPDTARQLITNLSRYLRYNLELNDDEIIDIKKELYQIKDYIAIEQARFGDKLTVIYDIDEDVSCSLPSLLIQPLVENAIVHGIHPFRGKGVVTLSIHDLGDRIRIAVRDTGHGISEEVIARVESNEMPGNKIGLLNVHHRVKLLYGEGLHIHRLNPGTEIAFYISKNGAGLPEKPTISIA, translated from the coding sequence ATGTTGCTCGCCGTGTTTGACCGCGCAGCGCTGATGCTAATCTGCCTGTTTTTCATTACCCGAACCCGTCATTTTCGCCAGCTGTTACAAAAAGATGAGCATTCACGCCAGGAACTGGTCGCGGTTACCGCCATCTTCTCGCTGTTTGCCCTGTTCAGCACCTGGACCGGTATCAACGTGGAAGGCTCGCTGGTCAACGTGCGCACTATCGCGATTATGTCCGGTGGTATTCTGTTTGGCCCCTGGGTGGGTATCGCTACCGGGGTTATCGCCGGGCTGCACCGTTTTCTGATCGATATCCATGGCGTAACGTCCGTTCCCTGCCTGATTACCAGCATTGTTGCCGGGGTGGTGTCCGGCTGGATCAACCTGAAGGTGGTCAAAGAGAAGCGCTGGAGTATCGGGATTATCGGCGGTATGGCCTGCGAATCCCTGACCATGCTGCTTATTGTGGTCTGGGCTGCACCTACCGCGCTGGGGCTGGATATCATTACGGAAATTGCTATTCCCATGATCCTCGGCGCATCCAGCATCGGTCTGATTGTGCTGCTGGTACAGAGCGTTGAGGGAGAGAAAGAGGCGATTGCCGCCCGACAGGCCAAGCTGGCGCTGGATATTGCCAATAAAACCCTGCCGCTGTTCCGCCAGGTCAACAGCCACTCACTGCGTCAGGTGTGCCATATTATTCGCAATGATATCAACGCCGATGCCGTGGCAATGACCAATAATACCCAGATCCTTGCCTATGTGGGCGTGGGGGAGGAGAACTATCGCAACGGCAACGACGGCATCAGCCCGACCACCGCGACGGCCATCTCTGATGGGAAAATAATCATTAAAAACAATGATGAAGCGCATCGTACGCCAGAAATCCACTCAATGATCGTTATCCCGCTCTGGGAGAAAGGCGAAGTCACCGGCACGCTGAAAATTTATTACCGTCACGCACACCGCATCACCTGGTCGCTGAAAGAGATGGCGGTGGGCCTGTCGCAGATTATCTCAACGCAGCTGGAAGTTTCACGCGCGGAACAGCTGCGGGAAATGGCAAATAAGGCGGAGCTGCGCGCCTTGCAGAGCAAAATTAATCCACATTTCCTGTTTAACGCGCTTAACGCCATCTCCTCTTCCATTCGCATTAATCCGGACACCGCGCGCCAGCTGATTACCAATCTGTCGCGATATCTGCGCTATAACCTTGAGCTGAACGATGATGAGATTATCGATATAAAAAAAGAGCTGTACCAAATCAAGGACTATATCGCCATTGAACAGGCGCGCTTTGGCGATAAGCTGACGGTTATCTACGACATCGATGAGGATGTGAGCTGCTCACTGCCCAGTCTGTTGATCCAGCCGCTGGTTGAGAATGCCATTGTTCACGGTATTCATCCGTTCCGGGGAAAAGGCGTGGTAACGCTGAGTATTCATGACCTGGGGGACAGGATACGGATTGCAGTGCGCGATACCGGACATGGTATCAGTGAAGAAGTGATTGCCAGGGTAGAGAGCAACGAGATGCCGGGCAATAAAATCGGCCTGCTTAATGTCCATCATCGGGTGAAATTACTGTACGGTGAAGGGCTGCATATTCACCGCCTGAATCCCGGCACAGAGATTGCCTTTTATATCAGTAAAAATGGTGCAGGTTTGCCAGAAAAACCTACTATTTCAATAGCCTGA
- a CDS encoding DUF1479 domain-containing protein, with translation MNPLKIDNIPDAIRTIKQQLRQQLPDYRQVFAGLDAEMRSQISALNAARQRGEHPVPQLDASDVLNNRVTEQQRDLIRQRGCCVVRGVFSPDQASQWDNDLGHYLDENRFVEKLKNAAEDNYFGDLKQGKPQIYGVYWSRPQVQARQDARMQAVQVFLNSLWQTESNGTQHFDPARIVSYADRIRRRPPHSGSLGLSPHVDGGSLERWLDENFRHVYRHVFSGNWQQYNPFDAEMRTEVREFPSPAVCSMFRTFQGWTALTPQRQHGGTLKLLPIANAMAWILLRALQDDVAEDDLCGAAPGRALSVSEKFHPLLLEGFSSIPDMEPGDTVFWHCDVVHAVENEHLGEFDSNVMYIAAAPWCEKNAAYLQRQWPAFVDGLSPPDFAADNFEVDFVGRATEDDFTPLGKEQMQ, from the coding sequence ATGAACCCTCTCAAAATTGACAATATCCCGGATGCTATTCGCACTATTAAACAACAGCTGCGTCAGCAGTTACCTGATTATCGTCAGGTCTTTGCCGGGCTGGATGCCGAAATGCGCAGCCAGATTAGCGCCCTGAATGCTGCCCGGCAGCGAGGCGAACACCCGGTTCCACAGCTTGATGCCAGCGATGTCCTGAATAATCGCGTTACTGAACAGCAAAGAGATCTGATCCGTCAGCGCGGCTGTTGCGTGGTGCGCGGCGTCTTCTCTCCCGATCAGGCCAGCCAGTGGGATAACGATCTCGGCCACTATCTGGATGAGAACCGGTTTGTTGAGAAGCTAAAAAATGCGGCCGAGGACAACTATTTTGGCGATCTGAAGCAGGGTAAGCCGCAGATTTACGGAGTTTACTGGTCGCGGCCTCAGGTGCAGGCACGCCAGGATGCACGCATGCAGGCCGTGCAGGTATTCCTTAACTCTCTCTGGCAAACCGAGAGCAACGGCACGCAGCATTTCGATCCTGCGCGCATCGTCAGCTATGCCGACCGTATTCGCCGCCGCCCGCCGCATTCCGGTTCGCTTGGTCTGTCGCCGCACGTTGACGGCGGGTCGCTGGAGCGCTGGCTGGATGAAAATTTCCGCCATGTTTACCGTCACGTTTTTAGCGGTAACTGGCAGCAATATAACCCTTTCGACGCCGAGATGCGCACCGAAGTACGCGAGTTCCCCTCTCCTGCCGTTTGCTCGATGTTCCGCACTTTCCAGGGATGGACGGCACTGACGCCGCAGCGCCAGCACGGCGGAACGTTGAAACTACTGCCAATTGCCAATGCGATGGCGTGGATTTTACTGCGCGCATTGCAGGATGATGTGGCTGAGGATGACCTGTGCGGTGCCGCCCCCGGACGCGCCCTGTCGGTTAGCGAAAAGTTCCATCCTCTTTTACTTGAAGGTTTTTCCTCTATTCCTGATATGGAGCCGGGAGACACGGTGTTCTGGCACTGTGATGTGGTTCATGCGGTGGAGAATGAGCATCTGGGTGAGTTCGACAGTAATGTGATGTATATCGCCGCAGCGCCCTGGTGTGAGAAGAATGCCGCCTATCTGCAACGTCAGTGGCCAGCCTTTGTTGACGGGCTTTCGCCGCCGGATTTTGCTGCTGATAATTTTGAAGTGGATTTTGTCGGGCGGGCGACAGAAGACGATTTTACGCCGCTGGGTAAAGAGCAGATGCAGTAA
- a CDS encoding GNAT family N-acetyltransferase has translation MQLTTERLVLTRLKPEDWQLFLAVHSDETCMKFISAVPQLADIRQRFNDRLAPWQVTSFHMLCLVVRLKESGKPVGLMGANPEWAPHRQAEVGYSLLSDCFGQGYGSEALSALCDFLFRECEFHKLKAQVVEGNSPSRRVLEKNGFMLEGTLRDNYLLRGQWVNDWLFGRINPRG, from the coding sequence ATGCAACTCACTACTGAGCGACTGGTTCTGACCCGACTAAAGCCGGAAGACTGGCAGCTGTTTCTGGCAGTACACAGCGATGAAACCTGCATGAAATTTATCAGCGCGGTGCCGCAGCTGGCTGATATCCGCCAGCGATTTAATGACCGGCTGGCGCCCTGGCAGGTAACGAGTTTTCATATGCTGTGCCTGGTAGTGCGGCTGAAAGAGAGCGGAAAGCCGGTAGGACTGATGGGGGCGAACCCGGAATGGGCACCGCATCGTCAGGCGGAAGTTGGCTATTCGCTTCTCAGCGACTGCTTTGGCCAGGGCTATGGCAGTGAGGCGCTGAGTGCGCTGTGTGACTTTTTGTTCCGCGAGTGTGAATTCCACAAACTGAAGGCGCAGGTGGTGGAAGGTAACTCTCCGTCACGCCGGGTGCTGGAAAAAAACGGCTTTATGCTGGAAGGCACGCTACGGGATAATTATCTGTTACGCGGTCAGTGGGTGAATGACTGGCTGTTTGGGCGCATTAATCCGCGCGGATAA
- the alaC gene encoding alanine transaminase: MADNSSPRRFSRIERLPPYVFNITSELKMAARRRGEDIIDFSMGNPDGPTPPHIVEKLCTVAQREDTHGYSTSRGIPRLRRAISRWYADRYQVEIDPESEAIVTIGSKEGLAHLMLATLDHGDTVLVPNPSYPIHIYGAVIAGAQVRSVPLVAGVDFFNELERAIRESYPKPKMMILGFPSNPTAQCVELDFFERVIALAKQYNVLVIHDLAYADIVYDGWKAPSIMEVPGARDVAVEFFTLSKSYNMAGWRIGFMVGNKELVAALARIKSYHDYGTFTPLQVAAIAALEGDQQCVRDIAEQYKRRRDVLVKGLHEAGWMVDNPKASMYVWAKIPDHYAHLGSLEFAKLLLQEAKVCVSPGIGFGDYGDTHVRFALIENSDRIRQAVRGIKAMFRAEGILASATKSSEDEV; this comes from the coding sequence ATGGCTGACAACAGTTCCCCACGCCGTTTTTCCCGTATTGAACGTCTTCCCCCGTATGTATTTAACATCACTTCCGAACTGAAGATGGCTGCACGCCGTCGCGGTGAAGATATTATCGATTTCAGTATGGGTAACCCGGACGGGCCGACGCCGCCGCATATCGTGGAAAAACTCTGCACCGTGGCGCAGCGTGAAGATACTCATGGTTATTCTACTTCACGCGGCATTCCGCGCCTGCGTCGCGCTATTTCACGCTGGTATGCCGACCGCTATCAGGTGGAGATCGATCCTGAATCGGAAGCGATTGTCACCATTGGCTCAAAAGAGGGGCTGGCGCATCTGATGCTGGCAACGCTCGATCACGGTGATACGGTGCTGGTGCCAAATCCCAGCTACCCGATCCATATCTACGGTGCAGTGATCGCCGGGGCGCAGGTGCGATCCGTACCGCTGGTGGCGGGCGTAGACTTCTTTAACGAGCTGGAACGCGCCATCCGCGAGAGCTACCCTAAGCCGAAAATGATGATCCTCGGCTTTCCCTCGAACCCAACCGCGCAGTGCGTAGAGCTGGACTTTTTCGAGCGGGTCATTGCGCTGGCGAAGCAGTACAACGTGCTGGTAATTCACGATCTGGCCTATGCGGATATTGTCTATGATGGCTGGAAAGCGCCGTCGATTATGGAAGTCCCGGGCGCGCGTGATGTTGCGGTGGAGTTCTTCACCCTGTCAAAAAGCTACAATATGGCGGGCTGGCGCATCGGCTTTATGGTCGGTAATAAAGAGCTGGTTGCCGCGCTGGCACGTATCAAAAGTTACCATGATTACGGAACGTTTACCCCGTTGCAGGTGGCGGCAATTGCGGCGCTGGAAGGGGATCAGCAGTGCGTGCGGGATATTGCCGAACAGTATAAACGCCGTCGCGATGTGCTGGTGAAAGGTCTGCATGAAGCAGGCTGGATGGTGGATAACCCGAAAGCATCGATGTACGTCTGGGCGAAAATCCCCGATCACTATGCCCACCTGGGATCGCTGGAATTTGCCAAACTGCTGTTACAGGAAGCGAAGGTTTGTGTGTCGCCGGGAATCGGCTTTGGTGATTACGGTGATACCCACGTGCGTTTCGCACTGATTGAAAACAGCGACCGTATTCGTCAGGCGGTTAGAGGCATTAAAGCGATGTTTCGTGCGGAAGGGATTTTAGCGAGCGCCACCAAAAGCAGTGAAGACGAGGTCTGA
- the ypdK gene encoding membrane protein YpdK translates to MKYALMGISFILLIWVGTFYLML, encoded by the coding sequence GTGAAATATGCTTTGATGGGAATCTCTTTTATCCTGTTAATTTGGGTGGGTACTTTTTATCTGATGCTGTAG
- a CDS encoding HlyD family secretion protein: protein MSFTPAKRTSLLALLLLALLAIAFFVWSAINRHHLRTNDAVVAADYTLVAPKVSGYIRTVNVADNQQVRAGDLLATIDDRDYRVALETAQANLLVSKAKQSSIQAQLEQQKATIAQTEAAVAASQATLNYAGQNADRYRRLLKSGTATADEQQKSSSTMLSAAAQVKQSQAAVLAARKEVAVLQASLQQAQADSAAMQASVDQAELNLSYTQITAPISGSVGQRAVRQGAWVAAGTRLLAVVPLQQSYVVANFLETQLANVTIGQPVSVAVDALPGVLLRGHIDSIAPATGSTFAAISADNATGNYTKVVQRLPVKIVLEQGQPDLERLRVGMSVVPELEMP from the coding sequence ATGAGTTTCACACCTGCTAAACGAACCTCTTTGCTGGCGCTTCTGCTGCTGGCTCTGCTTGCCATCGCCTTTTTCGTCTGGTCAGCAATTAATCGCCATCATCTGCGTACCAATGATGCAGTGGTCGCCGCAGACTATACGCTGGTGGCACCGAAGGTGTCCGGCTATATCCGCACGGTCAACGTTGCGGATAATCAGCAGGTCAGGGCCGGGGATCTGCTGGCCACCATCGACGATCGCGACTATCGCGTTGCGCTGGAGACGGCCCAGGCCAACCTGCTGGTCAGTAAGGCAAAGCAGAGCAGCATTCAGGCACAGCTTGAGCAGCAGAAAGCGACCATCGCCCAGACCGAAGCAGCGGTCGCTGCCAGCCAGGCCACGCTGAACTACGCCGGGCAAAATGCCGATCGCTATCGTCGCCTGTTGAAAAGCGGGACGGCAACCGCCGATGAGCAGCAAAAATCCAGCTCAACCATGTTAAGTGCGGCAGCGCAGGTGAAGCAGAGTCAGGCCGCCGTGCTGGCAGCACGTAAAGAAGTCGCGGTGTTACAGGCCAGTCTGCAACAGGCACAGGCAGACAGCGCAGCAATGCAGGCCAGCGTAGATCAGGCGGAGCTGAATCTCTCATACACGCAGATCACGGCACCTATTTCCGGCAGCGTCGGCCAGCGAGCCGTCCGTCAGGGGGCATGGGTTGCGGCGGGAACCAGACTGCTGGCAGTGGTACCGTTACAGCAAAGCTATGTGGTGGCAAACTTCCTTGAAACTCAGCTGGCTAACGTTACCATCGGGCAGCCGGTTTCAGTCGCGGTAGATGCCCTGCCCGGAGTGCTACTGCGCGGCCATATTGACAGTATTGCGCCTGCAACAGGCTCAACTTTTGCGGCTATCAGCGCTGATAACGCAACCGGTAATTACACCAAAGTCGTCCAGCGTCTGCCGGTGAAGATCGTACTGGAACAGGGCCAGCCAGATCTGGAAAGACTGCGCGTTGGTATGTCAGTCGTTCCAGAATTAGAGATGCCTTAA
- a CDS encoding MFS transporter, with protein sequence MTGQPAAMPPPHPFTLRLALGLTGVLIAALSSGLNDRVTDLALADIRAALGIDFDTGSWITSAYQAAEVAAMMIAPWFAVTFSLRRFTLVATFGFCLIAAIQPLIADAAAFIAFRVIQGILGGALPPMLMTVALRFLPPGIKLYGLAAYALTATFGPNMAASLAAFWTDSVGWQFAFWQVIPPCLIATLLIGWGLPQDPLRLERFRQIDGFGMLTGCSGIALLVLALTQGERLDWLQSPLISGMLLSAAALLVVFFINEWFHPLPLFKLQMLQRKNLTHGLLVLAGVLTVSLSGSALPSAYFAQVEGFRTAQFAPLALTIGLPQLLIAPFIAALLNLRWIDCRWMLTAGAGVMILSCALGMQLTAEWARQNFWLIQLLQAFGQPMMILPVLMSATSVVMPPEGPFASAMFNTVRGFSSVAAGVLVENFLTHREKFHSHTLVDQLGNRPWLITASSSDTASSLMPLLPDGAVSSIENLSHFSSLVRHQAVILSISDSYLMITGFALLLILLTLWLPKRVWPPQTLLTSAPQISGS encoded by the coding sequence ATGACTGGCCAGCCTGCGGCAATGCCGCCTCCACACCCTTTTACACTTCGTCTGGCGCTGGGTCTGACAGGTGTGTTGATCGCCGCCCTTAGTTCCGGTCTTAACGATCGCGTCACCGATCTGGCACTGGCTGATATTCGTGCCGCTCTGGGGATTGATTTTGACACCGGCAGCTGGATTACCTCCGCCTATCAGGCTGCAGAAGTGGCCGCGATGATGATCGCTCCCTGGTTCGCAGTCACCTTTTCCCTGCGCCGTTTTACGCTGGTCGCTACTTTCGGTTTCTGCCTGATTGCGGCAATACAGCCGCTGATCGCCGATGCTGCGGCTTTTATTGCGTTCAGGGTTATCCAGGGGATCCTGGGAGGGGCGCTGCCTCCGATGCTGATGACGGTCGCCCTGCGTTTCCTGCCTCCGGGAATTAAACTTTACGGGCTGGCTGCTTATGCGCTGACAGCCACGTTCGGCCCGAATATGGCCGCCTCTCTGGCAGCATTCTGGACTGACTCCGTGGGCTGGCAGTTTGCTTTCTGGCAGGTGATCCCGCCGTGCCTGATCGCCACCCTGCTGATTGGCTGGGGGCTGCCACAGGATCCACTTCGTCTGGAACGTTTCCGCCAGATTGACGGGTTTGGCATGCTGACCGGCTGTAGCGGTATTGCGCTGCTGGTGCTGGCGCTGACCCAGGGCGAACGGCTTGACTGGCTCCAGTCACCGCTGATTAGCGGCATGCTACTGAGCGCCGCCGCGCTGCTGGTGGTGTTCTTTATTAATGAATGGTTCCACCCGCTGCCGCTATTCAAGCTGCAAATGTTACAACGTAAAAACCTGACTCATGGTCTGCTGGTACTGGCGGGTGTGCTGACGGTATCGCTCTCAGGCTCGGCTCTGCCATCGGCTTATTTTGCTCAGGTTGAAGGATTTCGTACCGCGCAGTTTGCACCGCTGGCACTGACAATTGGCCTGCCGCAGCTGTTGATTGCCCCGTTTATTGCAGCACTGCTTAATCTGCGCTGGATTGACTGCCGCTGGATGCTGACGGCAGGAGCCGGAGTGATGATTCTCTCCTGCGCGCTGGGAATGCAGCTTACGGCGGAGTGGGCGCGACAGAACTTCTGGTTGATTCAGCTGCTACAGGCGTTCGGTCAGCCCATGATGATTCTGCCGGTACTGATGAGCGCAACCAGCGTGGTCATGCCGCCGGAAGGGCCTTTTGCATCGGCGATGTTTAATACCGTGCGCGGGTTTTCCAGCGTAGCGGCCGGGGTGCTGGTGGAGAACTTCCTCACCCACCGGGAAAAATTTCACTCGCATACGCTGGTGGATCAGCTGGGCAATCGCCCGTGGCTGATTACCGCTAGCAGCAGCGATACGGCCAGCAGCCTGATGCCGCTGCTGCCGGATGGCGCAGTCAGCTCCATTGAAAACCTCAGCCATTTCAGCTCACTGGTCAGGCATCAGGCGGTGATTCTCAGCATCAGTGACAGCTATCTGATGATTACTGGCTTCGCACTGCTGCTCATACTTTTGACACTCTGGCTGCCGAAACGCGTCTGGCCGCCACAGACTTTGTTAACTTCAGCTCCGCAAATATCGGGATCATAA